The window CCATAGTCACAACATCTCCTGTATATAACCATCCATCTTTTAACACATTATCAGTTTCTTCTTTATTATTCCAGTATCCTTTCATTATAAATGGGCTTTTGAATATTAATTCACCTGGTTTTCCCGGTGGTACTTCAGTTTTCCCATCTTCTAAATCAACAATCTTTACCATAGACTCCTGCATAGGAATTCCTATGCTACCAGGCTTTTTTATACCAAATATCGGTGTACATATACCAATACCACATGTCTCTGTCATTCCCCATGCTTCAATATAAAACAAACCCATGTCTTTCATCTTATTGATAAGCGGTACAGGACATGAAGCCCCACCCGATAGTATAAGCCCAAACTTTCTATCAAGCGCAAGTTCCTTGGCTTTAGGATGATTTACAAGTGCTGTAAGTAATGTTGGTACCGCAAAGAAATAAGTGACTTTATGGGGAATTCTTCCCAACAAATTAATAAATTCGTTTATATCAAACCTCGGCACCAGGTACATCGTTGTTTGTCGGAAAATACCCCAGGTGAAACACTGAATATGGCCTGCAATATGGAAAAATGGCATTACACCAATATTGCACCGTGTTTCTGCTGGCATTAAATCGATAAAATATTTTCCAACTTCCATGGTAGATATTGTTGCACCAACTACATTATAATGAGTATGCACCGCACCTTTAGGAGCACCAGTTGTCCCGCCTGTAAAAACTATAATAGCTGGATCATCAGGACTTATATCAATTTTCGGAACAGAAGCTTCATAAATACTGTCCAGTAAATCCGAAAAATAATGCCAATCCTTTTCAAGTTGAAGTTCTTGTGAACTGCCTTTTGGAAATCCATCTATAAAATCTGTTATTTTGGTTACTATGACTGTCACACCAGATTGCTTCAAAACATCCCTGTGGTTTGGCAATAACATATCAAATGTAATAAATGCACCTGGTTGTGTTATGGAAATTAATTGATTAACCTCATCCGCTGTATATAGGGGATTCATTAATGTTGCAATTCCTCCTGCCATGAGTGTGCCAAAATAAGCAATGGCAAATTGCGGTGAATTTGGCAATTGCAAACAAACTCTATCACCTTTTTTAACGCCAATTTTCACCAGCGCCTGTGCAAATTTTATTGATAACAGTCGCAATTGATAATAGGTAATTTGAGTACCAAAGAAATCCGTTGCTACTTTATCAGGTGCAACAGCTGCACTGCAATGTAACATATCCTGCACTGTCATCCTTTGAAAGTGAACAGAATGGTACCAGAAATCATAATTCTTTTCCCATAAACGCTCCATAAAAGTCCTCCATCTTTATTTCAAAGATTTAAAATAATTGCACAGTGAAAAGCCAGCCTGTATACCACAATAATAATCCCTTAAAAGCTGTTGTTTGCTGATGGTTGTTCGTTTTGTTTTAAACCAGGCAGGTGGACATATCTCTGTAATGCGTGCATCATCAGGAGGATTTTCAATAAATTCAATTGCCTTATTATACTGTATAGGCCTTTGTAGTAATGCTTTAACAAAATCAGGATAACTTCTGAACAATACTTTTAGCAAAATACCACTTTCAGATTCGTTTTTCCTGTATCCTTTAGTCTGTGAACGTATTACCACAATATCGCGAGCACCACGTCTGTATGCTTCTATAACTGGAATTGAATCACCTACTCCCCCATCTACAACTCTTTGACCTTCTATAAATAATTTATTTTTATATAACACTGGCAATGCACTTGAAGCTTTTAACACAAATTCCAGATTTTCCACATCTGGTTTAATATATAACGCTTTTCCTGAATCCATTGAAGTTACAACAACAAAAAACTCTCTGCTACTATCCATAAATATTTCACGTAAATTGAGGCGATAGTTACTGATAGTAATGTTCCATAGCCAGTCTAAATCCATCACATTCCCACACAACAATCGTAAAGGATTGATAAACCGCCGTGAAGCAGACCAGTTTTCCATTATATAAAAATTACGCTCGTATTGCCTTCCAAGAAAAGATGCAAGATTACATGCACCAGCTGAAACACCAATATACAGATCAAACTGAGTTATGCCACGTAATCCCATTGCAAACAGCACACCAGCAGAAAAAACGCCGCGCATCCCCCCACCTTCAACAATGAGGGCTTTTTTACCGCGCGGCGCTACTTCGGCATTATGGATGTAGATGGATGGATGAATTTGCATTGTAATTATGCTTCCAGAACACCTGTAAAAATTGATGAGCCAGCCCGTAATATAACTCCGTTTTCATTACGGATACCCTGTATAATCCCTGAATATTTTTCATATTCCACTGTTAGGAAAAATTGTGCTGATAGCACTTTGCCATAATAAAAAGCTATTTCAGGATTGTCTTCTAAACCTGCTGGAACCTGATTATAGGTATAACCATCTACCAGTGATTGTAACTTCTGGATTGCAATAGTCATTGCTTGAAGGTGAAGTATCCCATGGGTAAGTATTCTGAAGGCTTGCTGCAACATTGTTGCAACACTCAACGCAAATGCAGTATCCTTTGTAGCAAGTAGCTCAATGAGAGAATCCATTTCAGCAATAGCAATCTTCACTTGATTAATTACATTTTCAGGAACTATCGCCCGCGCTTTTTTCATAACATCATTTGCATAGTCTTTATATGCATTGTACCGCTGGCGCTTTTCATCTGACAAAATTTTGCGCATGGTTAGGTCTATTGACTGAATGCCATTTGTACCTTCATAGATAGAAAGAATTTTTGAATCGCGAGCATACTGTTCAACAGGGTACTCACCACAATATCCATACCCACCATACACCTGAACGGCTTCAGCTGTAATTAGCCACGATAGGTCGGTGTTACCTGCCTTACAGATAGGGATTAAAAACTCAACCAGTGCATGTGCCTTTTTACCAATTTCATCATTGCGTACCCGAGAAATATCAATATGATACGCAATCAATGCAACCAGCATACGCATAGCCTCAACATGTGATTTCATCCACAACAGCATCCGCTTAACATCAGGATGTCCAATAATGGTGGGTTCATTTTTTGAAATTGTCTTTCCCTGAATACGTGATTTTGCATACTGAACTGCATGCATATACGCTGCACTGGAAACACCCAATCCTTCCAATCCCACATCAAGCCGTGCTTCATTCATCATGTGGAACATATTTTTTATCCCATCTCGTTCTTTGCCCAGCAAATAACCTATACAGCTATCATTGTCACCAAAACTTAACGAGCATGTTGCTGAAGCTTTAATGCCCATTTTATGTTCAATGCCTGTGCAGATAACATCATTTCTTTTGCCTAATGTCCCATCACTGTTAACCAGTATTTTTGGAACAAGAAAGAGCGACAACCCTTTTGTCCCTTCTGGATCACCATCAATGCGTGCAAGTACCATATGTATAATATTTTCATATAGGTCATTTTCGCCTGACGAAATAAAAACTTTTTGACCCTTGATTTTATACGTACCATCAGATTGTTTATAAGCTTTAGTGGTGATAGCTCCAACATCTGAACCTGCCTGAGGCTCAGTCAAACACATGGTACCACCCCATTTACCACGTACCATATTGCCAAGATACAGGCGTTTTTGCTCTTCATTACCAAAAATCCGCACCAGATTGGTTGCACCATTTGATAGAGTAATATAAATAGTAAATGAGATACTTGCTGCCAGAAAATACTCAAGTGCTGATCGATACAGCATCTCAGGCATACCCATGCCACCGCAGGATGATGGCTGTACAAGCCCCGTGAATCCTGCCTCATTAAATACTTTCATTGCTTTTTTAAATCCTTCAGGTACAGTAACAGCATGAGTATCTGGATTAAATGTTACACCTTCTTTATCAGCTATACTATTAGCAGGGTAAACTTCATCCATGGCAATTTGTTCTGCTAAATCAAGGACAGCTTCAAATGTCTGTCTATCAAATTCTTTATATGCTTCATATTCTGGAAGTGATACAAGATCAAACATCTCAAATAAAACAAATCGTACATCACGCGAATCCACCAGCAGATTTGGACGCATACCAATCCCCCTTTTGTTTTATATACATTCTATAATAACAGCTGCCCCCATACCCCCACCTGCACAGAGAGTTGCAAGGCCAAACTGGACATTCCTTCGCTTCATTTCATGCAAAAGTGTCACTAGAAGTCGTACTCCTGTTGCACCAACGGGATGACCCAGTGAGATACCGCTGCCATTGACATTGGTAATTTCCCGGTTTAAGCCCAATTCTTTTTCACAGGCCAGGTACTGGGCAGCAAATGCTTCATTCACTTCAATAAGGTGTATGTCTTTTAATGTTAGTCCTGCTTTTGCTAATGCTTTTCTAGTAGCTGGAACCGGACCAATACCCATAATATCAGGATCAACCCCGGCGGTTGCAGTTGATACAATCCTTCCCAAAATAGGAACCTTTAATTCTTTAGCTTTTTTTGCTGACATCAATATAACACCAGCAGAACCATCATTAATGCCCGAAGCATTTCCTGCTGTTACTGTTCCATCATCTTTAAATGCTGGTTTTAATGCTGCCAGTTTTTCTATAGTAACATCGCGGCGTGGATGTTCATCCGTATCGGCAATGATAGTTCCCTTTTGTCCTTTTACTTCAGCAGGAACTATCTCCTCTTTAAAATATCCTTTATCAATTGCCGCAATAGCTCTTTTATGAGAAAGTAATGCTAATTCATCCTGCTCTTTTCGAGTGATAGCATATTTTGCAGCAAGATTTTCGGCAGTTATACCCATCGCTGGTCCTATACCTAAATTGGTAAGCGAATCCCACATTGAATCACGTATTTCAGTATGCCCTATGCGAGTACCGTACCGCATCTCATCAATAGTGTACTGTGCATTGCTCATACTGTCTGTGCCTCCTGCCATAATGCAGTCAGCTTCGCCAGCTTTTATCTGACAATACCCTAATTGCACTGACGACATTGAAGAAGTACAATTTCTATGCACAGTAATACCCGGCACAGTAATAGGAAGACCTGCTTTTACAAGCGCAACACGGGCTAAATTATTTTCCCCATTAGTCCTCTGGTAATTACAACCCCAGATACAATCATCTATTACCTCGGGATCAATTCCTGAACGTTTAACAAGTGCCTGCATAACCGGAATTGTTAATTCCAATGCACTGGTATTGGCATACATACCTCCAAACTTTCCTATTGCAAGTCTGCATGCAGATACTATAACAACATCAGTATTATCCACATTACACCTCCTAACATCCCTTGAAATTGGGTTTGCGCTTTTCTACAAATGCTTTCATTCCTTCTTTCTGATCATAAGTGGAAAACAATATCCCAAACGACAATGCTTCATACTGTAACCCTTTATCCAGGGAACTATCGGCACCAAACATTATTGATTTTTTTGCTGCCTGTAATGCTAACGGCGGGCGTTTGATGATAGTATGCAAAAAGTTTGCTGCTTCACCTACAGGATCATTTTCTGTTATTCTATCACACAAGCCCCACGCAAATGCCTTTTCAGCTGTAATAAACTCACCGGTAAAGATAACTTCTTTTGCACGACTTAATCCAATAAGACGTGGGAGCCGCTGTGTACCGCCAGCTCCGGGAATAATGCCAAGCTTGATTTCTGGTAAGCCTAATTTAGCCGAGGTGTGACATATTCTAAAATCACACGCAAGCGCCAGCTCCAACCCACCACCCAGTGCATAGCCTTTAATGGCAGCACAGGTGGGAACAGGAAGTTGCTCAATCATGGTATACACATCATTAAAACTGAATGCTAATGCCTGGTGCGGATTTTGCTCAGCCATTTCACCAATATCAGCACCTGCTGCAAAGTGGTCGCCCTTACCAGCAATGATGAGGGCTCTGACACCAGTATCACACACATCCTTAATCTTTTTACCTAACTCCTCAATGAGCTCTCTGTTGAGTGCATTCATTACTTCGGTTCTATCGATGTAAATATGCCCTATTGAATCTTTCACTTTGGTAATAATAAATTCCCGTGTTTCCATATTGCTCATAATAAATAGTTTCCTTTACTTTAAAAATGATTTAAAACTTCCATCAATAATTTCAGGTTCTGGTTTAATGTAACTTAAATTATACGTTTGACTTAACCAATGTAACCGTTCTGCTATACGTTTGTGGTCAATATCCATAGCAGTCTTAAAAGGTCCTGGCTGATTCATACCGGCTTCCTGCCCTTTATCAATATCAGTAGCACTTGCAGCCACCCTCTCTTTTAATACTCTGATTGATTCATTAAGTTGAACTGCTAAAGGATCAATTGGCTGAATGATATCGGTAACTGTTGATGAATCAATAATTGCCTTACCACCTTCCCATACATAGATACCTTTACCAGTTTTCATGCCTAATTGGTTTTTCTTTATACATTCAGTTATGAATTTACCAGGCTCCCATTCAGGTGACAGTGTTGTTTTATAATATTGCATAACGTTATAAATAACATCCAGCCCAACAAAATCCATAAGCTCAAATGGTCCCATCTTTGCTCCATGATTTTTCATCAAAGTGTCAATGCTTGCTGGTGATATTTTTCCTTCATCAAGAATAGCACTCCACAACGGCTGTAGTGGCGCATTAATCCTGTTTACAATAAAGCCAGGCCTATCGCGTAAAACCTTTATGGCTATTTTGCCCAACTTTGTACCTAAATCCATGAGTGCATCAATCGTTTCATCAGACGACTTTTGCCCATAAATAACCTCAACCAGGCGCATTCGGTTAACAGGGTTAAAGAAATGGAAACCAGCAAATCGTGATGGCTCTGACACCGTTTTAGCTAATTCGCTAATACTCAGCGAAGAAGTATTGCTGGCAATAATTGCATCGGTTCTAGCGGCTTCAGATACTGTTTTGAATATTTTTTTCTTTAAATCCATAAGCTCTGGCACTGCTTCAATAATGCAATCAGCATCTTTCACTGAGGATATAATATCAGTAGAAGTAGTAAGCCGTATCATTGCTTCATCCATAGCTTTTTGGGTCATTTTTTGTTTGCTCACAAGGAATGTGAGATTCGACTTAATCTTACCGATAGCCTTCTGCAATAAATCTTCACTAATATCCACCATTGTCACAGTAAACCCATTTACAATATGTACTTCTGCAATGCCATTACCCATAGCACCCGAGCCAATAACGGTTACTTTTTTAATTGCTCTGACACCCATAATGCCTCCTTTATAAAATCATTGCACATATTACATAATGTTAATGAACAACCATTAACTTTTATACTAATTTTGTCAACCATTTTCAATTATTTTTAAGTATTTTATACCCATTTTATATTGGCTCTGACACCTATAGGGCGATAGTTACTGATGATTATACCTCTCCCCTTGTTCTTGCTTGTTTTCTTCTTTTGCTCTGACACCACATACGTGATGATATGCACTATGGTATTCATTTTTGCACTATGCCTACCATTATTTGCTCTGAGACTATTGTTGTAACTTTGCTCTGACACCAAAATTCACTTTTTTTTCAAAATTTTTATCACTTTTTTTTACTATTTTTCACTTTCCTGCGTTGTATATACACAAAAGCGTTTTTTTTACCATATTTACTTTGGGAGGAACTACCATGCGTAAACACCGTTTTATTGCACCAAACATTACCTATCATGTCACCAGCCGCATCATTGAATGCAAGAATTTGATGGAAGAAGATTCTATCAAAGCACTATTTGAATACTGCATCACGCTGGCACAGGCAAAATATCCTTTTGAACTTATCAATTATCAGATTATGGATAATCATATTCATTTGCTCATAAGAACAGTGGAAGGTGGTGCTACTATATCCCGTATAGTGCAGTATATTAAGTCGCGGTTTGCACAACGATTTAATACGATGATGCAGCGCACTGGTCCGGTATGGAATGAGCGCTTCAAAGATAGCATTGTAGAGTTTGCGGACAATCCTCGAATATATTTACTTAACTTACTATGGTACTTTGCCAACAATCCGGTGCGTGCAGGCAAGGTAAAAAGCCCTTTTGAAAGCTACTTTGGTGGGTCACGGGCTTATTTTGACAGTAACTATCGCCCTCATTTAAAGATTACACTGCATCAGTATTTTTTAGAGTTGGGAGATACACTGGAAGAGTGTATTGAGCGCCTGTGTGCTTATTGCCGTGGCGAGCTTTTGCTCTGACCCCAATAAAAAGATATTGACACAAATACCAAAACTTTTAACCAATAACACTATATTTATACCAAAAGAGGTCATCCCATGAGCGTATTACAATCCGCAAAGGCTGCAAAAGAAGCATCCATTTATCTGGCAGCTGTTTCAACCAGCGTTAAAAATGATGCTTTACATGTAATAGCTGACGAAATTAAAAAAAATGAAGAAGCTATTTTACAGGCTAATGCCAATGATGTACAAAGAAGCCAGGAAGAACACCTGCCGGCACCGTTGCTTAAACGCTTGAAATTTGACCAATCCAAGATCAACGAAGTTATTGCAGGTATTGAAAGCCTCATTGCATTACCTGATCCTGTGGGAAATACCTTGCTTGCAACAGAACTAGATGATGCTCTGACCCTCTATAAAGTAAGCTGTCCTATTGGTGTCATTGGTGTTATTTTTGAATCACGGCCTGATGCGCTGGTACAGATATCAACGCTGTGCTTGAAAAGTGGCAATGCGGTTCTTCTCAAAGGTGGCAGTGAAGCAAAAGAAACCAACAAAATTCTTGCGGAAATTATTTACACTGCAGGTGTCAGAGCTGGCATACCGGAAAACTGGTTGACACTGCTTGAAACGCGTGAAGATGTAACTGCTCTTTTAAAGATGGATGATTACATTGACCTTATCATCCCGCGCGGGTCAAATGCTTTTGTTAAATATATTATGGACAACTCTCGCATACCGGTGCTGGGACATGCTGATGGCATATGTCATACGTATGTTGATAAAGATGCTGATATTGATATGGCAATCAAAGTTGTCACTGATGCAAAGGTGCAGTATGTTGCAGTGTGCAATGCTACTGAAACATTACTGGTGCACAGAGCTATCGCACATACTTTTTTGCCGTTAATTGAAAAGGAACTAAAAAAATATAAAGTAGAGATAGTTGGATGTGATGAAACGCAAAAAATCATCGCGGTTAACCTTGCAACCGAAGAAGACTGGAAAACAGAATATTTGGACTACAAACTTTCCATTAAGGTAGTTGATAGTGTCGATGACGCAATACGACATATCAACAAGTATGGTTCAAAGCATACTGACAGCATTATCACCAGTAACAAAGATGCTGCAAAGAAATTTCTTGATTTAGTTGATTCAGGTAATGTATTCTGGAACTGCTCAACCCGCTTCAGTGATGGCTATCGATATGGCTTTGGTGCCGAAGTGGGTATCAGCACATCTAAAATTCATGCGCGCGGACCAGTAGGATTAGAAGGATTGGTAATCTATAAATATAAACTACTTGGCAATGGGAATATTGTAGAAGACTATGCAAAAGGCAAGCGTACATTTACGCATAAAAAACTTAACACACAGTGCCCGTTATAATATTATGCTTCCTCTTTTACTTTTAAAAGAAGATCCTTACCAGCGTGCGATAGTTCCTGTGAAGTGTCACTAATATCTTCGGCCACTGCCATATTGTTTTGTATCAGCGTGTTGATGCTTGCTATTGAATTACTTATCTCTATCATTATATCATTATGGCGATGGATATCATCGGCTATCTGTTGTGACTTCTGCTGAGATTGGCCCACCTGCGTTTGAATTTCTTCTTTAATTTTTTCCTGATTATCAATATGCTGAAATATTTCCTGCATACCACTACTTACAGTATTTAAGGTATTCACAATATCCTGAAACAAATTGATAATTGTAGTAACACCAGTGTTAGTGGTCTGTACACTATGCATGTTTGATTGTATATTAATAGTAATTTCTTTTAAACTCATTACCGATTGCTCTGATAACTTGTTTACCTCATCCGCAACAACAGCAAAACCTCTCCCTGCTTCACCGGCACGGGCTGCTTCAATTGATGCGTTGAGAGCTAGAAGCTGAATCTTGTCAAAAATATCCTGAAGAATATTCATTATGCCAGTAAGTTTATTGGAACTATCCAGAAGCATTGTAGCATTATCATTCACAATGCGTATGGCATCCTCACCTTTTTGTGTAATAGTACGAATAGAGTCAAATGCCTGTGAAATAAGTGCCGATCTATTTTTTAAAAGGTCAATTTCCTGAGCTAACGCTTTTATGGTAGTAAAAAGCTTTTGTAATGAATTGTATTGACTATTGACATTGGCATTCACATCACCAAATCCATTGGTAACTTCCTGAGCTGAAGCTGTTATCTGTTCTATTGCCGATGCCTGGTCCTGAATATTCTTTAAAAAGTCATTTAGTTTATCAGAAATCAGTTGTGATATTGATAACATTTTATGTGAAATATCCTCAATGATTGTGTGAAGACTTTTCATCTGTGTAATCTGATCAAGACTTTTACTTTTTTCTTCACCTAACAATGATATCATAGTTTGAAATGTTTTTAGTGTCATGAGCATGATAATTAAACAAAGTGTTAATGCGGCAATACTATCTATTAACCCTATTCTGAGTGCTTCGGCTAGTTTACCTTCCACCTGATTTTTGTTTAAAACAAAAAATGTAATAATTGCAACAACATAAGAACCATAAATTGCAGCGGTAATGGCACGCGTAGAAAATGCCGAAGCAAAAAGCATTGTTGCAAACATAAAGTAAACCATAGTAACAAATCCAACATGCGCTGCTTTAGTAAATAAACCCACAAGAACTACTAATGAGCAAAAAATAACAAAAATATTTGATGCAAGCTGAAGTTTTCCTTTTTTTATATAATAAATACCTAACAAACTAAACAACGATGCAGGGATTGCTGATTGCAAAAAGCCAATACCACGCTCCACACTTATAAAAATAAATGAAAGAATAACCCCTAAATTTAACAATACAATAACCGCAATAGCAAAGCTAACAACTAAAAAGGCTTTCCTTTTTGTTAAAAAGTCACTGTTTTCGTATTTACCAAACACGAATTGGGAAAATCCAGTCATGATAATACCTCGTATAACATATATCTGTTTTTATTGACAGTAAGCTAAACTACATATATAGTCAATAACTATTTATCGTTACCATACTAATTAGCGTGGTGTTATTATTGCAAAACGTTCAGGTTTATCAAACATAGTAAAAAATTTTATCAGCGCCACTTTGCTGCCATTCCATTGAACATCCTTATCAAAAAGTATTTTTGTTTTGTCGATAGCTCCGGTGATAAGCTTAATGAAAGTAGTATAGGGCATGTGCAAAAAAGCATCGTAATTGCCGGAAATTCCTTTGGAGTAATACAACACTGCATTGCGTATAAAAAGCATATATGAGACATTCTTATCGCTAAAATGAATTCCGATACTAACAGTACTGTTTTCTGCTTTTTTTGGATTTACGTTTACTGCCATGCTATCAAATAATTTTTCCGGTTGAATGTGTTTTAGCATATCATATCCCTTAAATATCACTGATTTTTTCTTTTGCATACCATACGTTAATTCCTGTGCAGCTTTTAAATACACATTGCGCCATACACCAGATTCAGCCTGAAAAGCAAGCTGCGTGTATGTTTGTGCAAGCAAGCTGTGCGCATCCTCATTGCTGGGCTGTGCCATTACTACATGATTCAACACCTCGGCAACCCATCGGTAATCCCCCTTATTGAATGATGTGTGAGCTTTTTCAAGTATGCTTTTGACCCCGCCCATATATTCTACATATCGCTTTGCCCTTTCACCATCAGGCAGTTGATTAAGATATGCGGGATTACCATTATACCACCCCACATACATCTGGTACACGGCTTTAACGTTTTGTTTCAATACACCGTAAAACTGTCGGTTAGGTATAAAAAGCGATAGTGACTGTGGAAGGGTTAATGTTTCTGCAATCTCCTCAGGAGTAAATCCTTTATTGGCAAGCCGTATG is drawn from Spirochaetota bacterium and contains these coding sequences:
- a CDS encoding methyl-accepting chemotaxis protein, whose protein sequence is MTGFSQFVFGKYENSDFLTKRKAFLVVSFAIAVIVLLNLGVILSFIFISVERGIGFLQSAIPASLFSLLGIYYIKKGKLQLASNIFVIFCSLVVLVGLFTKAAHVGFVTMVYFMFATMLFASAFSTRAITAAIYGSYVVAIITFFVLNKNQVEGKLAEALRIGLIDSIAALTLCLIIMLMTLKTFQTMISLLGEEKSKSLDQITQMKSLHTIIEDISHKMLSISQLISDKLNDFLKNIQDQASAIEQITASAQEVTNGFGDVNANVNSQYNSLQKLFTTIKALAQEIDLLKNRSALISQAFDSIRTITQKGEDAIRIVNDNATMLLDSSNKLTGIMNILQDIFDKIQLLALNASIEAARAGEAGRGFAVVADEVNKLSEQSVMSLKEITINIQSNMHSVQTTNTGVTTIINLFQDIVNTLNTVSSGMQEIFQHIDNQEKIKEEIQTQVGQSQQKSQQIADDIHRHNDIMIEISNSIASINTLIQNNMAVAEDISDTSQELSHAGKDLLLKVKEEA